The Raphanus sativus cultivar WK10039 chromosome 6, ASM80110v3, whole genome shotgun sequence sequence AATATTGAAGAAAGCTAAGGCTAGGGCCCAATCGTagattaaaagataaaaaagaatcCCAAGGCGCTTGACCTGGTAAGACGGTGTGAGAAGCGAACCCTAAATTTCCCACGTCATGTCGCCGAAAATGAGATCATGCTATTATCTTCGTTGTTTTCTATATTTGGGCTTTCTCTAATATTGTCTCAACAGGTTCATCGGAAATCGGTATCGATGGTGGGGTCTCCCCGGGATTTCTCTTCATCCGCAGGTGACAGTGTTGTCTGATTCTATCCTCGGATCGTTATGTTTTTGAtctacttttgattttttttgttttccgaTTGCAGCTTCTTCAAAGTCGAACGTTGCTGGTTTTGAGATGGCGAATAAGTTTAGCATTGCCACTTCGATAAAGCTTGGATTATGTGCTTGGGCATCTTTAGGTAATGTACCGATAATTTAtagatagagaagaagaaaaaatgcacatttgtaattgtaattgctGCTTCTTCTTATTTCGTACCTCAGGGGTGTACAAGGGTTATAAATACTTCTATCCCAAGTTGCTGATAGCTAGGGAAGAACATAAACTCCGCTTACAACGTCACGAGGAACTGGTATGATTACATGTGTGTGTGCTTTTGAAATATCAAAAATCTGATGGAGAATTAACatcttttgcttttattttacTCTTTCAGTTAGCGAAGGTGCAGATGAATCTCCGTAAATGAACTCTGAAGCAACGTTACATGGAAACGGAAGCGGGTACGTGGAAGCGGAAGCGTATGGAAGCGCGGAAgcgaaattttttaaaaatttaggaagCGGGTACGCGTTGGAAGcgtatatctatatatatatatataaaagaaaatttaatataatttaggactaaaaattatatgatttaaacttaaaataaaacatttattaatatataataattttgaaatgattttatattaaaactataaaaatacacataaattaagtttaaaaaaattatgataataattatttttaaaacttcataaatttattgacataatatatttaaatatgtgatatatctttaataaaagcTACAATacataaagataatttatagtattaattttcatatttgtatatttctattctctttaattcattactattaaaatttggattttatatcaactaaaatctatgtttttatatttttatgaattatgacaatgggtcttaaaataaAACGGAAGCGTGATTCCAAAACAGAATCGTAAGCTTCCA is a genomic window containing:
- the LOC108831246 gene encoding uncharacterized protein LOC108831246 isoform X1, with product MSPKMRSIFAQVHRKSVSMVGSPRDFSSSAASSKSNVAGFEMANKFSIATSIKLGLCAWASLGVYKGYKYFYPKLLIAREEHKLRLQRHEELLAKVQMNLRK